One Acinetobacter pullicarnis genomic region harbors:
- a CDS encoding VF530 family protein — MNTSNDPLHGKKLADILDELLDYYDGFEGLNRKIEIRCFCIDPSIKSSLRFLRTTPWAREKVESLYLYVLRQKAKQKS, encoded by the coding sequence ATGAACACCTCCAATGACCCTTTACACGGCAAAAAACTTGCTGATATTTTGGATGAATTATTGGATTACTACGATGGCTTTGAAGGCTTAAATCGTAAAATTGAAATTAGATGTTTTTGCATAGATCCAAGTATTAAATCATCATTGCGATTCTTACGTACCACACCATGGGCACGTGAAAAAGTAGAAAGCTTATATTTGTATGTCTTACGCCAAAAAGCCAAACAGAAATCGTAG